The DNA region CATCAATAAATATATTTTTCACTTTTATCCTCTTTGGATCTTTTGCTTCAGCACTTCATACATAATTATGCCTGCTGCAACAGATGCATTTAGAGATGTAATCCTGCCATGCATAGGAATTTTAACTAAACCATCGCATTTTTCTTTAGTTAACTTTGATATTCCTCTGCCTTCACTACCAATCACTAATGCAATAGCCCCAAGAAAATTATTTTCATAGCAATAATTTTTGCCGTCCATATCTGCACCATAGATCCAAATACCTTTCTTTTTAAGAATATCGATAGTGGAATTTATATTAGTAACTTTAGCAATTTTCATATACTCTACAGCACCTGCTGATGATTTATACACTATAGGTGTAATACCAACATTTCTTCTTTTTGGGATTATAACTCCATGTACACCACATATTTCTGCAGACCTAATTATTGACCCTAAATTATGTGGATCTTCAATTTCATCCAAAACTATTATAAAAGGCTTTTCCCCTTTACTTGCTGCATAATTTAAAATATCATTAATTTCAAAATATTTATATGGAGTTACTATAGCTATAACTCCTTGATGTGCACCAGTATCCGACATCTGATCAAGTTTTTTTCTATCAGCTTCTTTTATTACTATATGTTTTTCTTTGGCCAATGCATAAATAACATTAATTGAACCCTCACTATCTCCTTTAGCCACTAATATCTGTTCTACGGTTCTATCAGATTTTAAAGCTTCAATTACAGCATTTCTTCCCTCTACTAGATCTTCTCTTCCTGAATCTTTAACAACCTTTTTATCTCTATTTGTGTTCTTCCTAGGAACACCTCTATTATTCTTTTCTGCTATTTGTTTTTCTCTCATAGTTAACCCCTTCTATATATAATTAATTTTATAAAATCATATTTGTTTATTTAAATATAGTTCTCTTACTTCTAAAATTTTACCACAAGTCATTGAACCTTCTGGGCATATCCCTCTAACACAATCAGGTCCACTATATTTAAATAATACAGGGGATACCTTCTTTACTTCCATTAACATTTCATTTGCCATGGCTCTAATTTCCCATTGTGCTCTATTACAACATCTTTCGCCAAAAAAATGCATAAGTTCTCTAGCATTCATAGTTACAATAATTTTTGTTTCACAAGCATTTGGAAATACATATCTTGCATCTTCAATAGCTTTTTTTTCTGCTTTACTTAAAAGATGAGATAAATTTTTTTCATCTATTTCGCCTGACTTTGACTTATTTACTCTAATATATTCTTCTTCCAAACTACTAAAAGCTAACTCCTTTAGTAATTTAACAAGTTCATCATATACCTGTTGATCCTTTTCCATAGCACTAATAAAAACTTCTTTTGCTTTTTTGCTTTTTTCAATTTCTGGTGGAACTATGTATTCAAATTGAGTAAGTTTTACATATCTTTGACTTTGCTGAGAATATGATGCAAGTCTATGTCTCACTAATTGGTGAGTTAAACTTCTTGATACACCTTCTATAGCAAAAGTAAATGAAACGTGTTCAATAGGAGAATGATGTCCATAAGACATTAACATATTTATAAATTTATTTGTATTTTCTTCATTTAAATTTTTCATAATATCGTCTACTCCAATGGAACTATAACAAAGCTTTGCAGCCGCTGCTACAACTTTCTCTGGATTTGGAGTATATTCTACCAAATTTACCTTTAGTGACATTTTTATTCCCCTATCTTTATTTTAATAATTCTGTTAATGAAATAGTTTATCCTATCATTTTGCTCTGTTAAATATAAATATCCAAAAAGTGCTTCAAACCCTGTAGCAGATCTGTATTCACATAAATCTGCATTTTTTGGTACAGTACCAGATTTTGAATTCCTACCTCTTTTATAAATGGATAATTCCTCTTCGTTTAAATCTTTTAAAAGTTCTTTTATAAATTCACTTTGAGCATGAGCTTTTACAAAAGAAACAACTTCAATGTGAAGTTTATGTACATGCATATTTCTATTTTCATTGACAATATAAGTTCTTATAAAAACTTCATATATCGCATCACCTACAAATGCAAGTACTAATGGATTTAAATTTTTTGCCTCCTGCTTAGTAAAGCTGCTTTTTAACAAATTAAATTCCATATATGCACCTCTTGAATCATGCTTTTTTCCATCTTACACCTTCTGGCGTATCTAAAAGTATTATACCCTTTGCTTTTAAATCATCCCTTATTTTATCTGAAAGAGCAAAATTCTTTTCCTTTCTAGCTTTTTGCCTTTTCTCGATTAATTTTTCTATTTCTTCCTCTAAATTAACTTTTGTAGACTTCTGAAGTATTCCAAGAGGTTTTCCCAATTCTCTAATTAAATTAAGAGAAGTTTCTATAATCTCTTTTGAAGATTCAATACCCAAATTGGAATTTATATCCCTCACTAAGTCAAATATCACGGAAATGGCATCCGCAGTATTAAAATCGTCCTCCATTTTTTCAACATATTTATCTCTATAGGAATTTAAATTATCCAAATATACCTTTTCTCCATCTTTTAATTTATCCATATTAGTCTTTTCTAATAGATTTTCTAAATTATAGATAGAATTATACAATCTCTCAAGGGCTGATCTATCTGACTCCAATAGGTCAGGACTGTAATTTAATTGAGTTCTATAGTGTGCACTTAGCATAAGGAATCTTATAACTTCAGGATCAAATTTTTTAAGCGCATCTCTCGCCGTCAAAAAATTATTTAAAGATTTTGACATCTTTTGATTATTTACATTTAAATAAGCAGAATGCATCCAATAGTTGGCAAATTTTTTGCCGTTTCTACTTTCGCTTTGCGCAATTTCATTTTCATGATGTGGAAAAACCAAATCCATACCACCAGCATGAATATCTATAGTATCACCTAATAACTTATGTGCCATGCAAGAGCATTCTATATGCCATCCCGGTCTTCCAGGTCCCCATGGACTTTCCCATGCTGGTTCACCATCCTTTTGCGTTTTCCATATAGCAAAATCCATAGGGTCTTTTTTTCTTTCATCTACGTTTATTCTTACTCCACTTTCTAATTCTTCTAAATTTTGTCCCGACAATTTACCATAATTTTTAAACTTTTCAGTACTAAAATAAACATCTCCGTCAATTTCATAGGCATATCCTTTATCAATAAGATCACTAACAAAACTTATAATATCCTGAATAAATTCTGTTGCTCTTGGATTTGCAGTAGCTCTCTCTATATATAACCCATCTGCATCTTTATAATATTCAGAAATAAATCTGTCCCCTAATTCTTTAATGCTTATTCCATCTTGATTTGCCTTATTTATCATCCTATCATCAATATCCGTAAAATTTTGTACAAAGCTTACTTTATAACCTTTATATTCAAAATACCTTCTTACTGTATCAAATATAATAAATGTTCTTGCATTACCTATATGAAAAAAATTATAAACCGTAGGCCCGCAGACGTACATCTTAACTTTTCCAGGATTAATTGGTACAAATTCTTCCTTTTTTTTAGACATTGTATTAAATATTTTCATATTTTACCTCCTACTTTTTAGCCATTACAATTGTAACAATATTAGGAAATAATATTCATAAAATCCCATTAGTAGCTACTATTATCAACAATTCCAATTATATAAATATCCACTATCACATATAATCTACTATAAATTCTATTTTCATCTATGGTAAGATTATAGCATTACAATTATTTCATAGCAAAGGCTAAATCATTTAAATTATATATTAAGCTTAAATTTATTTAATTTTTTCATTTAAACATCATACATCTTTTAGGATTTAAAAGCTATAATTTTCTATAGAGTAAAAAAGCTCACCCTATTCATTAAGGGCGAGTTAAAAACTATACTTTCTAAAATTATACATAATTTTAGATTTAAACATCTAAATAATTAAAATCTCTGAGTATCCTCTCGCCTAAAAGTAAATCATCCGGAGTTGTCACCTTTATATTCGTATAGCTCCCTTCATATAAAAAGACATTGTATCCACATATTTCAGCTACCATAGTATCATCCGTCACAGTTATATCTTTATTCATAATATCTTTATGTGCACTTATGATTATATCCCTTTTAAAACTCTGTGGTGTCTGAACACAGAATAGTTTATTTCTATCCAATGTATAGTCAGAAAATCCTACATCATTCTTTACTTTAATTGTATCTTTGGGTTTCACACCACAGGCACAGGCTCCATACATATTGGCATATTTTATACCATTACATATAATTTTGTGACTAACAAAAGGTCTTGCTCCATCATGAATAAGCACTATATCAGATTCTTTAATAGCATTCAGACCATTTAATACCGATTGCTGCCTATTCTCTCCACCACATACTATTTTCTTTACTTTGCTAATAGAATATTTTAATACTATTTCACTTCTACAATATTCCATTTCGTTCTTAGCTGATACTAATATTATACTATCAATGTATTGATTTTTTTCAAATGCTTCTAATGTATACGCCAATAAAGGCTTATCTTTTATTTTAAGGAATAATTTATTTATTCCTTTGCCCATTCTTGTTCCCTTGCCACCAGCTACTATTATAGCACAGTTTTTTCCCATCTCAATTATAACTCCCTTACCTAAGCCTTACTTAAGTTTTCCTTCTGTTTAGCGAATATCATTCTTCCTGCTGCAGTTTGTAATACAGATGTAACAGCAACATTAAGAGTTTCACCAATGTGTTTTCTACCACCTTCTACCACTATCATGGTTCCATCATCCAAGTATGCAATTCCCTGTCCTGATTCTTTACCATCCTTCATAATCGTAATTATCATTTCTTCTCCTGGTAAAACTACTGGTTTTACAGCATTAGCAAGTTCATTTATATTAAGTACAGGAACGCCTTGAAACTCCGCTACCTTATTTAAATTATAGTCATTAGTTACAACTTTACCATTCATGATTTGTGCTAATTTTAAAAGCTTACTATCTACCTCTTCAATATCAGGAAAATCCTTCTCATATATTTGAACATCAACGTTCAATTCTTTTTGAATTTTATTTAATATATCTAGCCCTCTCCTACCCCTGTTTCTTTTAAGTCCATCAGAAGAATCAGCTATATGTCTCAGTTCTTGAAGTACAAAATTTGGTATTATAAGAGTTCCTTCAACAAATCCCGTTTGACAAATATCAAATATTCTACCATCAATTATTACAGATGTATCCAATACTTTTGCTCCAGATTTAAGCACAGCTTTGTTCTTTTTCTCTTTATTTATACTAACCTTTTTTGCATTAGAAAAAAATAATACTATTTCCTCTCTTTTTTTAATTGCAATGTCAGCTCCAAAGGCAGCTATTATAAGACATATAATAACTTCTATAAATGTCCACAATATAGACATTCTAGGAAATAAACTAACAAACATGGCCGATATAAACAAACCTACCATAGCACCTGCTGTACCAAAAACAATTTCAGATATTGGTACCTTTTGAATATTATTTTCAAAATACTCCATAGCCTTTGTAATCCCTTTAACAATCCAAGGTGATATCAAGAAAAATATTAATCCAAGTAATAAAGTACATAAAATTAAAAATAATACCGTTTGAATTACACCACTTTTAGTTATCATTATATTAAAATAACGTGTTTCTAGTAGGCCCTCACCTAAAATATATCCTAATACAAGTCCAATTAAGGTTAAAAGCCCTCTCAATAATTTTTTTAACAATAATTCCACCTCCCTTATAATTATTACCAATTGTTTATTTTTAAATTCACATATAAAAATACCTTTTCTTCTTACTATATTATAACAAAAATTTATTTTCAATAAAAGTAAACGTTTTTTATAAAATATTAACTTTTTCGAATTAATTCATAAGCCGTATCTATTTCCAAATTAAAAACAAGCATTATTTCACTTACAATCATATTTGCTGCCTCCTCAAGTATTTTTTCTTCTCCAGGTGGCATTATTTCCTTATCTTTCATATAATATAGGTCTCTTATAACCTCGGCTATTTTTAGTATATTGCCAGTATTTATTTTTCTTCTATTTCCTCTATATCTTTTACTCCAATCATTATTAATTTCATCTATATCTTCTTCAATTATTTTTAAAGCAGCATTTATCTCATCTTTACCAGATATATGCCTTATATTATAGATATTTATTCTTTCCTTAGGTATATAAAACTTCATATCATTTATTATAAATGTTATAACTATATAATTATAAACTTTACCATATAATTCTCTATCTTCTATAGAAGTAACAATTCCAGCTCCATATTTAGGAATAAATATTGTTTCTCCAACTTTTAACATTCAAATCCCCCTATCAATAAAAGTACTCTTGATTTATTATATAGCTGTACTTAAAAATTTGTACTATACTTTTATTGACAAAATTATATTAAGAATTCTATAATCATTTTATAGACATAAATTAATTGTTTATAGGGGAGATGAGCCTAATGAAGGATATAATTTTTGATGATTTTCAAAATAATGTAGATGCGTCATTGATAAGACATAGAAGTCTATTAGACATCATGACAAAACTACAAGAATCGGAAAGTAGAATAAATAGAGCTATAGCAAAATCTGTTACTAATTGTGGATGCATAAGTATAGAAGCAAAAAAGCAAAAACTCCCAAGTAAAGATTCTGATTTAAGCATTGAAAATTTAAGTCAATGTTTAGAAACACATATAAAAGGAAAACTATGTGAGAACTGCAGAGATATAATAGAAAGTGAAATTGGTACTAATCTATTTTATTTAACTTCTCTTTGCAATACTTTAGGACTTAACTTATATGATATTTTACTAAAAGAATATGACAAAATTAATACTCTAGGTAAATATAATCTAAGATAGTATCTATAGAGTTATACAAAATCAAAGTATAACTCTTATTTTATTAAGGCATCTGAAAATAAATAACAAGTCAAAGATGCAACGAATATTTTCAATCCAACAAGGAGACAGGTTCTGATGATAGTGAGCTATCAGAGGGTTCTGTTGACGCAGTAGGATTCAAAATAGGCTAGCATACTAACTTAAATATTTTTTGAAGATGCCTAAAATTGCTTATTCAAAATAAATTGTTCCCTAAGCCTTCTAAGTCCATTCTTTATTGCCTTTGCTCTTGCTTCACCTATTCCTTCTACATTATCAAGATCTTCATAAGATGCCTCCATGACAGCTTTTAACTCCTTGAAATGTTTTACTAAATTTTCTATAACATTGCTTGGTATTCTAGGTATTTTACTTATCATCCTATAACCCCTAGGTGAAATAAGAGTATCAACTAATGGAACTCCATGATATCCAATAAGCTTTGATATTACATCTAAATCTAGGAATTCATCCGAATTCATACTTTGTATACTTTTCTGTACTTCATCATAGTCAATATCGTCTTCACAATAATCTCTTATGAGAAGTATACCATCCTGCTCAACATTTTTCGCTAATTCATTCAATTGCATGGAAATAAGTCTTCCTTCGTTTCCAAGTTCACAAATGTACCTTTCAATTTCAGAAACTATCCTCATCACCATTTCAGTTCTTTGAATGGACGTCACCACATCAAAAAGTGTTGCCAAATCTTGAAATTCAAGTAAATTCAGATTTGTAACAACTCTCTCTAAGACCGATACATATTTCTCAAGAGTTTGCAATGCCTGATTAGCCTTACCTAATATAATACTACTATCTCTAAGTACATATTTTATATCATCTTTATAAATTGTTATTACATTTCTTCGTTGAGATATAGCCACTACTATATTCCCTGTTTGTCTTGCAACTCTATGTGCTGTTCTATGTCTTGTTCCTGTTTCAAAAGTAGGTATTGATGAATCTGGTATAAGCTGAACATTTGCACTTAATATTTTTCTCAAATCTGAGCTTAAAACTATAGCACCATCCATTTTAGCTAACTCATATACATAAGATGGACTATACTCTGAATTTATTTTAAAACCTCCATCCATTATATCTAAAATTTCCGAACTATCACCTAAAACTATAAGACCACCAGTTTTTGCCCTTAAAATATTCTCTAACCCTTCTCTTAAAGGAGTCCCTGGTGCCATCATTTTTAAAACACACATAAGCTCTTTATCTTTTTTCAATCTTAATTCATTCACCTTATATCATCACCTTATTCAAAATACTTTATTTACAGCTTCTCTTAATGAAGACACTCCAAATACATTCATAGTATTTGTTTTTATTTTTCCCTTATTTCTTACAGGAACTATAATATTTGTAAAGCCCATTTTTTCTGCTTCATTTACAATTCTATCACAGTATGAAATAGGTCTTACTTCACCTGTAAGTCCTATTTCTCCAACAGCTATCATTTTATCTATATTTATTTTTTTACTCTTTATGCTTGAAATTAAAGCAAGAGCTAAACCCAAGTCTCCAAAGGTACCAGCTATATCCAAACCACCAACTACATTTACATAAACATCACAATTGTAAAAAGGTATTTTTAACTTTTTTTCTAATACTGCTAATATTAAATTAAGCCTTGAAGAATCAACTCCAACAGCTGTCCTTCTTGGCATAATAGCCTTAGTTTCACTGACTAGAGCTTGAATTTCAACTAAAATTGGCCTAGTACCTTCCATAATCCCTATAACAATAGAACCTTCTTGTTTAAAACTAGTCTCTTCTAAAAATACATTTGAAGGATTATCTACTTCAATAAGTCCTTCTTCATTCATTTCAAAAACTCCAATTTCACTGGTAGTTCCAAAACGGTTTTTTATAGTTCTCAGTATCCTAAATTCTTCAGTTCTTTCACCCTCAAAAGAAAGCACACTGTCAACCATATGTTCTAATACCCTAGGGCCTGCTAATTCCCCTTGTTTTGTCACGTGTGCAACTATAAAAAAAGATATTCCTTTAAGCTTACCTGTTCTCATTATTTCATTTGCGCATTCTCTAACTTGAGATACACTTCCTGGAGCTGAAGCTACTGAAGGTTTAAAAATCGTCTGAATTGAATCAATAATAACAAACTTAGGTTCTAGCTGCTCTATTTGATTCATAATAACCTCCATATTGATTTCGGAAAGAATAAAAAGATTATTAGAAGCTACCTTAAGTCTATCGCCTCTCATTTTAATCTGTTCTTCTGATTCTTCTCCCGAAACATATAATACTTTTCCATATTTCTCAGCAATATTATTGGCACTTTGTAATAATAAAGTTGATTTTCCAATGCCAGGTGATCCAGAAATCAAAGTCAAAGAACCTCTAACCAATCCTCCACCTAATACTCTATTTAATTCTTTTATACCTGTATTATACCTTTCATGTTCTCCCGATTTTATATTAACTATACATTTAGATTCACTGTTTTTATCTAAAAATGTACTATTTTTATTTTGCTTTGTTAATTCCTCAACAAAACTATTCCATGTCCCACAGCCAGGACACTTACCCACCCATTTTAAAGACTCATAACCACATTCCTGACATACAAAAGTAGTTTTACTTTTTGGCATTAACACACCCTCCTGGTAACTACACAAATATTATACAATATTTTTAAGATCTTTGTTATGTGTTATTAAAAGCTATTAAAAATTTTTTAAGATATATACGTATATAAGTTGCAATTAAAATTTTTAATTTAATAAATAGTATTTAGATAATAACTACTCCAATGAAATAAATATTTCATTATGAATACAATTTATTGTAACATACATTGTAACATACCTAGTAAAATAAAAGAGGCAGAGAAACCTAAGTCTACTCTGCCTAATATAATTTAAGCTTTGGAAAACTCCAATTCATTGTCATTAACAGTAACTGAAACATTATCTCCTTTATGAAGTGCTCCATTTAGTATTTCTTCTGATATCTTATCTTCTACTATTTTAGTAATGGTTCTTCTTAAGGGTCTTGCTCCATAAGTTGGATCAAAGCCTTTTTTAGCTAGAAGTTTTTCTGCTTCCTCTGTAAATTTAATGTTAATATCCTGATCTTTTAACCTAATGCTCACAGATTCTAACATAAGCTTAACAACTTCTTGTAAATCCTCTTCCAACAGCTGATGGAATACAATTATATCATCAATTCTATTTAGGAACTCTGGTCTGAAAGATCTTTTTAGTTCTTCCATTATATTTTCTTTCATTTTCTCATATTCGTCTTCTATTTCATTGTTATTTATAGCAAATCCTAAAGACTTTTGCTTTTTAATAGTTGAAGCCCCAACATTTGATGTTAAAATTATTATTGTATTTCTGAAATTTACTGTTTTTCCTTTACCATCTGTCAATCTTCCATCTTCAAGAATTTGAAGCAAAATATTAAATACATCTGGATGAGCTTTTTCGATTTCATCAAATAAAACTACTGAATATGGATTTCTTCGAACTTTCTCCGTTAGCTGACCACCATCTTCAAAGCCTACATATCCTGGTGGTGAACCAATTAGCCTAGATACAGTATGTTTTTCCATATATTCAGACATATCTATTCTAATTATACTATTTTCGTCACCAAACATAGCCTCTGCTAAAGCCTTTGACAATTCAGTCTTTCCAACACCTGTTGGTCCAAGGAATATAAATGAACCTATAGGCCTTTTTGGATCTTTAAGTCCAACTCTTGCTCTTCTTACAGCTCTTGAAACTGATTTTACTGCTTCATTCTGACCTATTACCCTCTTATGAAGTATTTCTTCTAACTTCAATAATTTTTCTGATTCTTTTTCTGTAAGTTTCTCTACAGGTATATTAGCCCATTTTGCTACAACAGCAGCTATCTGTGCCTCAGAGACAATATGATTTTCAACATCTTTTCTATTTTTCCAATTCTTTTTAAAATCATCTATTTT from Clostridium pasteurianum BC1 includes:
- the thyX gene encoding FAD-dependent thymidylate synthase, whose amino-acid sequence is MSLKVNLVEYTPNPEKVVAAAAKLCYSSIGVDDIMKNLNEENTNKFINMLMSYGHHSPIEHVSFTFAIEGVSRSLTHQLVRHRLASYSQQSQRYVKLTQFEYIVPPEIEKSKKAKEVFISAMEKDQQVYDELVKLLKELAFSSLEEEYIRVNKSKSGEIDEKNLSHLLSKAEKKAIEDARYVFPNACETKIIVTMNARELMHFFGERCCNRAQWEIRAMANEMLMEVKKVSPVLFKYSGPDCVRGICPEGSMTCGKILEVRELYLNKQI
- the rlmB gene encoding 23S rRNA (guanosine(2251)-2'-O)-methyltransferase RlmB produces the protein MREKQIAEKNNRGVPRKNTNRDKKVVKDSGREDLVEGRNAVIEALKSDRTVEQILVAKGDSEGSINVIYALAKEKHIVIKEADRKKLDQMSDTGAHQGVIAIVTPYKYFEINDILNYAASKGEKPFIIVLDEIEDPHNLGSIIRSAEICGVHGVIIPKRRNVGITPIVYKSSAGAVEYMKIAKVTNINSTIDILKKKGIWIYGADMDGKNYCYENNFLGAIALVIGSEGRGISKLTKEKCDGLVKIPMHGRITSLNASVAAGIIMYEVLKQKIQRG
- the cysS gene encoding cysteine--tRNA ligase; the encoded protein is MKIFNTMSKKKEEFVPINPGKVKMYVCGPTVYNFFHIGNARTFIIFDTVRRYFEYKGYKVSFVQNFTDIDDRMINKANQDGISIKELGDRFISEYYKDADGLYIERATANPRATEFIQDIISFVSDLIDKGYAYEIDGDVYFSTEKFKNYGKLSGQNLEELESGVRINVDERKKDPMDFAIWKTQKDGEPAWESPWGPGRPGWHIECSCMAHKLLGDTIDIHAGGMDLVFPHHENEIAQSESRNGKKFANYWMHSAYLNVNNQKMSKSLNNFLTARDALKKFDPEVIRFLMLSAHYRTQLNYSPDLLESDRSALERLYNSIYNLENLLEKTNMDKLKDGEKVYLDNLNSYRDKYVEKMEDDFNTADAISVIFDLVRDINSNLGIESSKEIIETSLNLIRELGKPLGILQKSTKVNLEEEIEKLIEKRQKARKEKNFALSDKIRDDLKAKGIILLDTPEGVRWKKA
- the radA gene encoding DNA repair protein RadA — translated: MPKSKTTFVCQECGYESLKWVGKCPGCGTWNSFVEELTKQNKNSTFLDKNSESKCIVNIKSGEHERYNTGIKELNRVLGGGLVRGSLTLISGSPGIGKSTLLLQSANNIAEKYGKVLYVSGEESEEQIKMRGDRLKVASNNLFILSEINMEVIMNQIEQLEPKFVIIDSIQTIFKPSVASAPGSVSQVRECANEIMRTGKLKGISFFIVAHVTKQGELAGPRVLEHMVDSVLSFEGERTEEFRILRTIKNRFGTTSEIGVFEMNEEGLIEVDNPSNVFLEETSFKQEGSIVIGIMEGTRPILVEIQALVSETKAIMPRRTAVGVDSSRLNLILAVLEKKLKIPFYNCDVYVNVVGGLDIAGTFGDLGLALALISSIKSKKINIDKMIAVGEIGLTGEVRPISYCDRIVNEAEKMGFTNIIVPVRNKGKIKTNTMNVFGVSSLREAVNKVF
- a CDS encoding PIN/TRAM domain-containing protein; translation: MLKKLLRGLLTLIGLVLGYILGEGLLETRYFNIMITKSGVIQTVLFLILCTLLLGLIFFLISPWIVKGITKAMEYFENNIQKVPISEIVFGTAGAMVGLFISAMFVSLFPRMSILWTFIEVIICLIIAAFGADIAIKKREEIVLFFSNAKKVSINKEKKNKAVLKSGAKVLDTSVIIDGRIFDICQTGFVEGTLIIPNFVLQELRHIADSSDGLKRNRGRRGLDILNKIQKELNVDVQIYEKDFPDIEEVDSKLLKLAQIMNGKVVTNDYNLNKVAEFQGVPVLNINELANAVKPVVLPGEEMIITIMKDGKESGQGIAYLDDGTMIVVEGGRKHIGETLNVAVTSVLQTAAGRMIFAKQKENLSKA
- a CDS encoding CarD family transcriptional regulator, whose amino-acid sequence is MLKVGETIFIPKYGAGIVTSIEDRELYGKVYNYIVITFIINDMKFYIPKERINIYNIRHISGKDEINAALKIIEEDIDEINNDWSKRYRGNRRKINTGNILKIAEVIRDLYYMKDKEIMPPGEEKILEEAANMIVSEIMLVFNLEIDTAYELIRKS
- the disA gene encoding DNA integrity scanning diadenylate cyclase DisA gives rise to the protein MNELRLKKDKELMCVLKMMAPGTPLREGLENILRAKTGGLIVLGDSSEILDIMDGGFKINSEYSPSYVYELAKMDGAIVLSSDLRKILSANVQLIPDSSIPTFETGTRHRTAHRVARQTGNIVVAISQRRNVITIYKDDIKYVLRDSSIILGKANQALQTLEKYVSVLERVVTNLNLLEFQDLATLFDVVTSIQRTEMVMRIVSEIERYICELGNEGRLISMQLNELAKNVEQDGILLIRDYCEDDIDYDEVQKSIQSMNSDEFLDLDVISKLIGYHGVPLVDTLISPRGYRMISKIPRIPSNVIENLVKHFKELKAVMEASYEDLDNVEGIGEARAKAIKNGLRRLREQFILNKQF
- a CDS encoding Mini-ribonuclease 3, coding for MEFNLLKSSFTKQEAKNLNPLVLAFVGDAIYEVFIRTYIVNENRNMHVHKLHIEVVSFVKAHAQSEFIKELLKDLNEEELSIYKRGRNSKSGTVPKNADLCEYRSATGFEALFGYLYLTEQNDRINYFINRIIKIKIGE
- the ispD gene encoding 2-C-methyl-D-erythritol 4-phosphate cytidylyltransferase, producing the protein MGKNCAIIVAGGKGTRMGKGINKLFLKIKDKPLLAYTLEAFEKNQYIDSIILVSAKNEMEYCRSEIVLKYSISKVKKIVCGGENRQQSVLNGLNAIKESDIVLIHDGARPFVSHKIICNGIKYANMYGACACGVKPKDTIKVKNDVGFSDYTLDRNKLFCVQTPQSFKRDIIISAHKDIMNKDITVTDDTMVAEICGYNVFLYEGSYTNIKVTTPDDLLLGERILRDFNYLDV